One stretch of Rhodospirillaceae bacterium DNA includes these proteins:
- the phnK gene encoding phosphonate C-P lyase system protein PhnK produces MTSDHSLLSVQNVSHYYGDRAGCLDVSFDLWPGEIIGIVGESGSGKTTLLNCLSARLQPSAGRIFYDRRHHGLVDLYALSEAERRFLIRTDWGMVHQNPRDGLRLGVTAGANIGERLMAVGERHYGQIRDKALDWLGRVEIDTARIDDLPQTFSGGMQQRLQIARNLVTGPRLVFMDEPTGGLDVSVQARLLDLLRGLVTRLHLSVVLVTHDLAVVRLLAHRLMVMQRGRVVESGLTDQVLDDPQHPYTQLLVSSVLQA; encoded by the coding sequence ATGACATCCGATCATTCGCTGCTCAGTGTCCAGAATGTCAGCCACTACTATGGCGACCGCGCTGGTTGCCTCGACGTGTCATTCGATCTGTGGCCGGGCGAGATCATCGGCATCGTCGGTGAATCCGGTTCAGGCAAGACCACGCTCCTCAATTGCCTGTCGGCGCGATTGCAGCCGAGTGCCGGTCGGATTTTCTATGACCGGCGCCATCATGGTTTGGTCGATCTCTATGCATTGAGCGAGGCGGAGCGCCGTTTCCTGATCCGCACCGATTGGGGCATGGTGCATCAGAATCCGCGCGACGGCTTGCGCCTGGGGGTCACGGCGGGTGCCAATATCGGTGAACGCCTGATGGCGGTCGGCGAACGCCATTATGGCCAGATCCGGGATAAGGCGCTGGATTGGCTGGGGCGAGTCGAGATCGATACGGCGCGCATCGACGATCTGCCGCAGACCTTTTCCGGTGGCATGCAGCAGCGACTGCAGATTGCCCGCAATCTCGTCACCGGACCTCGCCTTGTATTCATGGACGAACCGACGGGTGGCTTGGACGTGTCGGTTCAGGCGCGTCTCCTCGATCTGTTGCGCGGGCTGGTCACTCGCCTGCATTTGTCCGTCGTGCTGGTGACCCATGATCTTGCGGTCGTCCGGCTGCTGGCGCACCGATTGATGGTGATGCAGCGCGGGCGGGTGGTGGAATCCGGTCTCACCGATCAGGTCCTCGACGATCCGCAGCATCCCTACACCCAGTTACTGGTATCCTCCGTGCTTCAGGCCTGA
- a CDS encoding alpha-D-ribose 1-methylphosphonate 5-phosphate C-P-lyase PhnJ yields the protein MSEPSEAEGYNFAYLDEQTKRMIRRAILKAVAIPGYQVPFGGREMPMPHGWGTGGIQVTASIIGRDDTLKVIDQGADDTTNAVSIRSFFAKTTGVTTTSRTEEASVIQTRHRFPEKPLRTDQIMVFQVPIPEPLRWLEPRESETRKMHALGEYGIMHVRLYEDIALLGRIATAYDYPVRVNDRYIMRPSPIPKFDNPKLDNNPALLLFGAGREKRIYAVPPFTKVKSLDFDDHPFEVQTWDHACTLCGARDSFLDEIVTDDLGTRMYVCSDTDYCADRREAAPQTVDASEAAE from the coding sequence ATGAGCGAGCCATCCGAAGCTGAGGGATACAATTTCGCCTATCTCGATGAACAGACCAAGCGGATGATCCGCCGCGCGATCCTGAAGGCCGTGGCAATTCCCGGCTATCAGGTACCGTTCGGCGGGCGCGAGATGCCGATGCCGCATGGCTGGGGGACGGGGGGTATTCAGGTGACGGCCAGCATCATCGGCCGCGACGATACGCTCAAGGTTATCGATCAGGGCGCCGATGACACCACCAATGCCGTCTCGATCCGCAGTTTCTTTGCCAAGACGACGGGCGTTACCACGACGTCGCGGACCGAGGAGGCAAGTGTCATCCAGACCCGCCATCGCTTCCCCGAGAAGCCGCTGCGGACGGACCAGATCATGGTTTTCCAGGTGCCGATCCCGGAACCGTTGCGCTGGCTGGAGCCGCGCGAGAGCGAGACGCGCAAGATGCATGCCTTGGGCGAGTATGGCATCATGCATGTCCGCCTCTATGAGGATATCGCCCTGCTGGGTCGCATTGCCACGGCTTACGATTATCCGGTCCGGGTCAATGATCGCTATATTATGCGACCCTCGCCGATCCCGAAATTCGACAACCCCAAGCTCGACAACAATCCCGCATTGTTGTTGTTCGGCGCCGGGCGAGAGAAGCGCATTTATGCCGTGCCGCCTTTCACCAAGGTGAAGAGTCTCGATTTTGACGACCATCCCTTTGAAGTTCAGACATGGGATCATGCCTGTACTCTCTGCGGCGCAAGGGATTCGTTTCTGGACGAAATCGTGACCGACGATCTGGGTACTCGCATGTATGTCTGTTCTGACACCGATTACTGTGCTGACCGCCGCGAAGCAGCCCCTCAGACGGTTGATGCGTCGGAGGCGGCGGAATGA